In Flammeovirgaceae bacterium 311, one DNA window encodes the following:
- a CDS encoding abortive infection protein (COG1266 Predicted metal-dependent membrane protease), translating to MYPFWSVIPQEIVYRTWYYQRYGDLFASQRTSIFVNSLLFGFAHIVFGNGVAIVGAFLVSLIFSHTYTKYNSLLVVSIEHFFYGVMIFTLGMGKYFM from the coding sequence TTGTATCCTTTTTGGTCAGTTATTCCACAAGAAATTGTCTACAGAACCTGGTACTATCAGCGTTATGGAGACTTATTTGCCAGCCAGCGTACCTCCATTTTTGTAAACAGCTTACTGTTCGGATTCGCTCACATTGTCTTTGGAAATGGAGTTGCGATCGTAGGGGCTTTTCTGGTAAGCCTTATTTTCAGCCACACCTATACAAAGTACAACTCCCTGCTAGTTGTGAGTATTGAACATTTCTTCTATGGAGTTATGATCTTCACCCTTGGGATGGGCAAATACTTTATGTGA
- a CDS encoding hypothetical protein (COG1253 Hemolysins and related proteins containing CBS domains), with the protein MTLLIFYLLLALVVSFLCSILEASLLSFTPSYIESLSEEKPQLSAQLRKLKDKVDQPLAAILSLNTIAHTVGAAGVGAQAAIVFSSVSTGIISGILTILILVFSELIPKSLGAKYWRQLAFFTAKTLKILIWAMYPLVLLSNVITKMMGGSAHGMVVSREELSAMADIGQQEGVFAENETRIIKNLIAFQEIQVRDVMTPRTVVVMANSQLTLKEVYNDKSFLRFSRIPVYEGNRDNILGYMHKHELLEKLADDQHHLLVKDIVRNILIVPDHLSIPVVFERLMEKREHIAQAVDSYGGLTGVVTIEDVMETLLGIEIVDEFDKSHDMQEYARQKWHERALKLGLIEESDTQDRLRPRKQ; encoded by the coding sequence ATGACGCTATTAATTTTTTATCTTCTGTTAGCTTTGGTGGTCTCATTCCTATGTTCCATTCTGGAGGCATCGCTGCTAAGCTTTACCCCTTCCTATATAGAATCCCTAAGTGAAGAAAAACCCCAGCTAAGTGCGCAGCTTCGTAAGCTTAAAGATAAAGTTGACCAACCTCTGGCAGCCATTCTTTCCCTTAATACCATTGCACATACCGTTGGAGCCGCAGGTGTGGGCGCACAGGCGGCCATAGTATTTAGTAGTGTAAGTACAGGCATTATATCTGGTATATTAACGATTCTTATTCTGGTGTTTTCTGAGCTAATTCCTAAATCCTTAGGAGCAAAGTATTGGAGACAGCTTGCGTTCTTTACGGCCAAAACGTTAAAAATCCTGATATGGGCCATGTATCCCCTGGTGTTGCTTTCGAACGTGATCACTAAGATGATGGGGGGCAGTGCCCATGGCATGGTTGTTAGCCGTGAGGAGCTATCTGCGATGGCAGATATAGGTCAGCAGGAAGGAGTGTTCGCTGAAAACGAAACCCGTATCATAAAAAACCTAATAGCTTTTCAGGAAATCCAGGTTAGGGATGTGATGACCCCTCGCACGGTAGTTGTGATGGCAAACAGCCAACTAACACTCAAGGAAGTATATAATGATAAAAGCTTTCTTCGCTTTTCCCGTATCCCTGTTTATGAAGGTAACCGGGATAACATTCTTGGGTATATGCATAAACATGAACTACTGGAAAAGCTAGCTGATGACCAGCACCACCTGCTAGTTAAAGATATTGTGAGGAATATACTTATTGTACCTGATCACCTGAGCATACCGGTGGTTTTTGAGCGTTTGATGGAAAAGCGTGAACACATTGCCCAGGCCGTAGACAGCTATGGTGGTTTGACGGGAGTAGTCACCATTGAAGATGTAATGGAAACCCTGTTGGGAATAGAAATCGTTGATGAATTTGATAAGAGTCATGACATGCAGGAGTATGCCCGCCAAAAATGGCATGAACGAGCGTTGAAGCTGGGACTGATAGAAGAAAGTGATACGCAAGATAGATTACGACCAAGAAAACAATGA
- a CDS encoding hypothetical protein (COG1226 Kef-type K+ transport systems, predicted NAD-binding component) — MEQAASEHAKQKRFRLLYKLEAWLEGPMFILSIVWLWLFVEELLSGLSQAQERWVMIIWGAFILEFLIKFVLAPRKLDYVKRNWLTLIALFVPAFRAFRLLRAIMVLQLSRVATTTTFVRGLTSSKRLFNELREAQGEKPAPEIHVGVLLAHRPSLDPSEIQPFIEHLVHDTKPEMESATDIPWTFHIVEPFSLSSDDTREPSDFLDAATMRMAEGPYDIVIVVTDVALLSRRNRVEAGLASPVSHVVVVSTHRLTASPRGKPIRTRSAEAVRTNAAALLLHLMGHLSGLDHTKRNKSKVMAPFVFRENRKEVPSFTEAERTALRKGVEHLPERELRGGTGLESLIFHFLMAIKHPKAVLAPLLRNWAILLPLSLPGLATAAVAPSLLLIFTAEIWDVGLNMNNQTAIFFAVASILGASFYLIKIQSLFMPRKEKRVITEHLAIANVVIFLSILLACIGLFLMIGALMMVIELYVFPEDLITTWPTLDKPEVLFSDKVRLAAFISTVGVTTGALAGGLEKKTVIQHLALFLDTP, encoded by the coding sequence ATGGAACAAGCTGCATCTGAACATGCAAAACAAAAGCGGTTCCGCCTGCTCTACAAGCTGGAAGCTTGGCTGGAAGGTCCCATGTTTATTCTATCCATTGTTTGGCTGTGGCTTTTTGTAGAAGAACTGCTAAGCGGTTTATCGCAGGCGCAGGAGCGTTGGGTAATGATCATATGGGGAGCTTTTATTCTGGAATTTCTGATCAAGTTTGTGCTGGCTCCCCGAAAGCTGGACTATGTAAAGCGGAACTGGCTTACACTTATCGCCCTGTTTGTTCCTGCTTTTCGAGCATTTAGGCTATTACGGGCTATAATGGTACTCCAGCTTAGCAGAGTAGCAACAACGACTACTTTTGTCAGAGGCTTAACCTCCTCAAAGCGCTTGTTTAACGAATTACGTGAGGCACAGGGAGAAAAGCCAGCTCCGGAAATACATGTAGGAGTTTTGCTGGCGCATAGACCAAGCCTGGATCCCAGTGAAATACAGCCCTTTATAGAACATCTGGTGCATGATACCAAGCCAGAGATGGAATCTGCCACGGACATTCCATGGACGTTCCATATCGTCGAGCCCTTTTCCTTAAGCTCAGATGATACCCGGGAACCCTCTGACTTTCTGGATGCCGCAACAATGAGAATGGCGGAAGGGCCTTATGATATTGTAATAGTTGTCACTGATGTAGCGCTACTCTCAAGAAGAAATCGGGTAGAGGCAGGCCTGGCCTCTCCCGTTTCGCATGTGGTGGTAGTTTCTACCCATAGGCTAACGGCAAGCCCACGAGGCAAGCCTATTCGTACACGTAGCGCGGAAGCAGTCCGCACCAACGCTGCCGCCCTGCTGCTGCATTTGATGGGACACCTGAGTGGGCTGGACCATACAAAGCGCAACAAGAGCAAAGTGATGGCTCCGTTTGTCTTCCGCGAAAACAGGAAAGAGGTCCCAAGCTTTACCGAAGCAGAGCGTACTGCTCTGCGGAAAGGCGTGGAGCATTTGCCGGAAAGGGAATTGCGTGGAGGCACAGGCCTTGAAAGTCTTATTTTCCACTTCTTGATGGCTATCAAGCATCCCAAAGCTGTGCTTGCTCCACTGCTCAGGAATTGGGCAATTCTGCTGCCGCTTTCCTTGCCAGGTCTGGCTACTGCTGCAGTAGCACCTAGCCTGTTGCTGATCTTTACAGCAGAGATCTGGGATGTAGGGCTGAACATGAACAACCAGACTGCCATTTTCTTTGCTGTAGCCAGCATACTGGGGGCATCCTTTTACCTGATCAAGATTCAATCGCTATTTATGCCCCGAAAAGAAAAGCGGGTAATCACAGAACATCTGGCGATTGCCAATGTGGTGATCTTTCTAAGCATTCTGCTGGCATGCATTGGGTTGTTTCTGATGATTGGCGCACTGATGATGGTGATTGAACTATATGTATTCCCGGAAGATCTGATTACTACCTGGCCTACACTGGATAAGCCAGAGGTGCTCTTTAGTGATAAGGTACGGCTGGCAGCCTTTATCAGTACTGTTGGCGTTACAACTGGTGCCTTGGCAGGAGGCTTGGAAAAGAAAACAGTCATTCAGCACCTGGCACTCTTTCTTGACACTCCATGA
- a CDS encoding hypothetical protein (COG3021 Uncharacterized protein conserved in bacteria) — MKVFKQILFYFIIFVSVLVILASLLSLIYDLAYWYSKVVDFPRLQYLIVALICLLIFVLLNKKWGFASVFLAVGLLTAITIHATRILPYIVGDKPVPDVAQEAISQENSVGILIANVLITNKEAADFLEIVEQTDPDMLLVMEVDQWWVNQLQGLKVEYPYIMEYPLENAYGMALYSRFPLKDTEIKFFNHDDVPSFHAKVILPSGEAFRFHGMHPVAPVPSDKYPDNVGEEEVGLLKVGQLVAAESLPSIVAGDFNDVSWSHTSRLFGDAGSLKNVRLGRGLYNSFNAKSLIMRWPLDHFFVTREFALLELERLRKFNSDHFPMFAKLVLQKQ; from the coding sequence ATGAAAGTCTTCAAGCAAATCCTCTTCTACTTCATCATTTTTGTAAGTGTACTGGTGATACTAGCAAGCCTGCTCTCCCTAATCTATGACCTGGCTTACTGGTATTCAAAGGTCGTGGATTTCCCAAGGCTGCAGTACCTGATCGTAGCGCTTATATGTCTTTTGATCTTTGTTCTATTGAACAAAAAGTGGGGGTTTGCTTCGGTGTTTCTGGCCGTAGGTTTGTTAACTGCTATCACCATACACGCTACACGGATATTACCTTATATAGTAGGAGATAAACCAGTTCCCGATGTAGCGCAAGAGGCAATAAGCCAGGAAAATAGTGTGGGGATTCTCATTGCCAATGTGCTAATCACGAATAAAGAGGCGGCAGACTTTCTAGAGATTGTAGAACAAACAGATCCCGACATGCTGCTAGTCATGGAAGTGGACCAATGGTGGGTAAACCAACTTCAAGGCCTGAAAGTAGAATATCCATATATTATGGAATATCCCCTGGAAAATGCCTATGGAATGGCACTTTACTCCAGATTTCCCCTTAAAGATACTGAAATCAAGTTCTTTAACCATGATGATGTGCCTTCCTTTCATGCTAAAGTAATACTTCCATCAGGTGAGGCCTTTAGATTTCATGGGATGCATCCAGTAGCACCAGTACCCAGTGATAAATATCCTGATAATGTAGGCGAAGAAGAAGTGGGCTTATTGAAAGTTGGACAACTGGTTGCCGCAGAGTCACTACCTTCTATTGTTGCAGGTGACTTTAACGACGTATCCTGGTCGCACACCTCCAGATTGTTTGGTGATGCTGGTAGCTTAAAGAATGTACGCCTGGGCAGGGGGCTTTACAATTCTTTCAACGCTAAATCACTGATCATGCGCTGGCCTCTGGATCATTTCTTTGTTACCAGGGAGTTTGCACTGCTGGAATTAGAGCGCTTGCGGAAGTTCAACTCTGACCATTTTCCCATGTTTGCCAAGCTGGTACTGCAAAAGCAGTAA
- a CDS encoding sialate O-acetylesterase (COG3291 FOG: PKD repeat), producing MSTSTLKRLLFFFLSLLLIPNVFAQLSVSPIFGSDMVLQRGTAVPVFGTASPGETVTVQFLGQSKSAVADGSGKWQVNLASMSANASPSTMTISSGSEVVSYSGIQVGEVWLVSGQSNMGWPMSKADNSAPAIADAGNHNIRLFRMTAGNGPHTTTWQISNSTTVGSFSAVGYWMGLELSQWMGNVPVGLIQATHDGTAIDQWTHTNGGTAADYEAMVKPIQPYAIKGIGWYQGESDGGNSNYDVLLTDMIGEWRSDWGLSGLPFGIVQLTGTERSKGARLSQYNVSQKVPNTYLIVTADLPGGNQLHPTTKKPVGLRAAIGARGAVYGENIPYSGPVPDGANSYASGSTVVLNWHFVGNGLITSDGSAPSTFQVAGSNGRFSSATATIVGSTIELTSSVSDPTTVRYQFGSLGNLFNSVNIPIEGGNSTLDKLPSSMFEVTLGATPSNMSPTASFSHSASELSVSFDASASADSDGTISSWAWDFGDGTTGSGEQANHTYSAYGSYTVTLTVTDDAGATGTSSQVVSLTDGGSGGGETGTSLHVQNIVTYTQSAGAGSKSGVAEVFIHDNQESPVSNATVTGTFSGTFTGTVTGQTGTDGKVVFTSNSTAKGNVTVNFCVDNVTHSSLSYDASQNDISCTAGAAGARMATDKNTVEKSVLPVHLYPNPSQDGHFSVTLPETLRSSVAALELSIYDQQGKLVHQKHLENSSSTISVDTSLQPGIYLLKIMGENSSYESRFIISQ from the coding sequence ATGAGTACCTCTACTCTGAAAAGATTACTTTTCTTTTTCCTCTCCTTACTGTTAATCCCAAATGTGTTCGCACAGCTAAGCGTATCTCCCATATTTGGTTCAGATATGGTATTGCAGCGTGGCACAGCTGTTCCCGTATTTGGCACAGCCTCGCCTGGAGAAACAGTTACCGTTCAGTTTCTGGGCCAAAGCAAATCGGCAGTGGCAGATGGAAGTGGCAAATGGCAGGTTAACCTTGCCAGCATGTCGGCCAACGCCTCTCCCAGTACGATGACTATATCTTCCGGTAGTGAAGTAGTATCCTATTCTGGCATACAAGTGGGCGAAGTGTGGCTGGTTAGTGGTCAGTCAAACATGGGCTGGCCCATGAGTAAAGCAGATAATAGCGCTCCCGCAATTGCAGACGCTGGCAATCACAATATTCGCCTGTTTCGCATGACGGCAGGTAACGGCCCTCATACCACTACCTGGCAGATCTCTAATTCAACTACTGTAGGCAGTTTTTCTGCCGTAGGGTACTGGATGGGGTTAGAGTTATCGCAATGGATGGGTAATGTGCCTGTAGGGCTTATACAGGCTACTCATGATGGCACCGCTATCGATCAGTGGACCCATACCAATGGAGGCACCGCAGCAGATTATGAGGCCATGGTGAAGCCAATTCAGCCCTATGCTATCAAAGGAATAGGGTGGTATCAGGGAGAAAGCGATGGCGGAAATAGCAACTATGACGTATTGCTCACCGACATGATCGGAGAGTGGCGGTCAGACTGGGGGTTATCCGGCCTTCCTTTTGGGATCGTACAACTTACAGGAACTGAACGTTCCAAGGGAGCACGGCTCAGCCAGTACAATGTATCCCAAAAGGTACCTAATACCTACCTGATAGTTACCGCAGATTTACCCGGAGGAAATCAGTTGCACCCTACCACCAAAAAACCAGTGGGATTGCGGGCAGCGATTGGAGCCAGAGGAGCAGTATACGGAGAAAATATTCCCTATTCAGGCCCAGTACCTGATGGAGCTAACAGCTACGCTTCCGGCAGTACCGTCGTCCTCAACTGGCATTTTGTTGGAAATGGATTGATTACCAGTGATGGATCAGCACCCTCTACTTTTCAGGTAGCTGGCAGCAACGGACGGTTTTCATCGGCCACCGCGACCATCGTGGGAAGCACTATCGAGCTTACCAGTAGTGTCTCGGACCCAACAACAGTCCGCTACCAGTTTGGTTCGCTTGGCAATCTTTTCAATTCTGTAAACATTCCCATCGAAGGCGGAAACAGCACCTTAGATAAGCTACCTTCATCGATGTTTGAAGTTACACTTGGAGCTACACCCTCCAATATGTCTCCAACAGCTTCCTTTTCGCATTCAGCTTCAGAACTCTCAGTTAGTTTTGATGCCTCCGCGAGTGCGGATAGTGATGGTACTATCAGTAGCTGGGCCTGGGATTTTGGCGATGGTACTACAGGTTCAGGAGAACAAGCAAATCACACCTACTCCGCCTATGGTAGCTACACAGTTACCCTTACAGTAACAGACGATGCTGGAGCAACAGGGACTTCGTCACAAGTAGTTTCTTTAACTGACGGTGGTTCAGGAGGTGGCGAAACCGGAACCTCGCTACATGTGCAAAATATAGTCACCTACACGCAAAGTGCAGGAGCAGGTAGTAAGTCCGGAGTTGCTGAAGTATTTATTCATGACAACCAGGAAAGCCCTGTAAGTAACGCTACGGTTACAGGAACCTTCTCGGGAACATTTACCGGTACAGTAACTGGACAAACTGGAACGGACGGCAAGGTAGTATTTACCAGCAACTCAACAGCAAAAGGCAATGTAACAGTAAACTTCTGTGTAGATAATGTCACCCATAGTTCGCTGAGTTACGATGCCAGCCAAAATGATATTTCCTGCACGGCAGGTGCTGCCGGAGCCAGAATGGCCACCGATAAAAATACAGTAGAAAAGTCCGTTCTTCCTGTACACCTTTATCCTAATCCTAGCCAGGATGGACACTTTTCTGTTACACTACCAGAAACGCTACGTTCTTCTGTGGCAGCGTTGGAATTAAGCATTTATGACCAGCAAGGAAAACTAGTACACCAGAAACACCTGGAAAACTCTTCTTCCACAATAAGTGTGGATACTTCTCTTCAACCTGGCATCTACCTGCTAAAAATCATGGGTGAAAATAGCAGCTACGAAAGCCGTTTTATTATAAGTCAATAA
- a CDS encoding beta-1,4-xylanase (COG3693 Beta-1,4-xylanase), whose protein sequence is MAAGQSKFVGNIFRNTVPPSFNTYWNQVTPENSGKWGTVEGARDIMKWTDLDLAYNHAQNNGFPFKQHAFVWGMQEPSWVSSLPPAEQAAEVEEWIQLYAARYPNTDMIDVVNEPLHHVPSYAEAIGGSGATGWDWVVWSFEKARQYMPNAKLILNDYGILGKRKATTDYINIINILKERNLIDGIGVQAHGLEYAQNSAIKSTLDNLAATGIPIYISELDLELADDTEQLNRYKSLFPLLYEHPGVVGVTLWGYIAGQHWKPDAYLLGQTNTIGSQTLTSTFQNYTFSGSGDIQVHLTNDDVDNTNDMEVDYVILDGITYQAEDMEINTGVWQDNSCGGSFSQLMNCNGYIQFPAASQSITIRARGVNGTENLEVHAVDMTMERPALQWLRYEYFGEASNSAPTASFSATVTDLTAAFDASASFDSDGTISSYAWDFGDGSTGSGELANHSFSAYGNYTVTLTVTDNGGAVGTSSQLVSVSDGSTGGSGSTLHVQKVITYTLSAGAGSKYGVAEVTIHDDQENPVSNATVSGTFSGTFTETASGQTGADGVVVLQTTSSAKGSVTVKLCVDNVTHASYSYDASQDDISCTAGAAGARMATTSEPEKATLLPVRIYPNPSKDGRFTINLPEALKSTQPATLELSIYNQLGMLVYHDNPKNSATALIVESSLQPGIYLLKIRGEKGSYQSRLIISK, encoded by the coding sequence ATGGCTGCAGGACAAAGCAAGTTTGTAGGAAACATCTTTAGAAATACTGTTCCGCCTAGTTTTAATACCTATTGGAATCAGGTTACTCCTGAAAACTCAGGAAAGTGGGGCACAGTTGAAGGCGCACGAGATATCATGAAATGGACAGACCTTGACCTGGCATATAATCATGCCCAGAACAATGGCTTCCCCTTTAAACAACATGCATTTGTATGGGGCATGCAGGAACCATCCTGGGTAAGTAGTTTACCACCTGCCGAACAGGCTGCCGAAGTGGAAGAGTGGATACAGCTTTATGCAGCCCGATACCCGAATACAGACATGATTGATGTAGTAAATGAACCACTGCACCATGTCCCTTCCTATGCAGAAGCAATTGGTGGTAGTGGTGCCACTGGTTGGGACTGGGTAGTTTGGTCATTTGAAAAAGCCCGTCAATATATGCCAAACGCAAAGTTGATCCTGAATGATTATGGCATTTTAGGCAAGCGAAAAGCAACTACCGATTATATAAACATCATCAATATCTTAAAAGAACGGAATCTGATTGATGGAATAGGCGTGCAGGCACATGGATTGGAGTATGCACAAAATAGTGCTATAAAAAGCACTTTGGACAATCTAGCAGCTACTGGTATCCCTATTTATATATCAGAACTTGATTTGGAACTTGCCGATGACACAGAGCAGCTAAACCGCTACAAAAGTCTTTTTCCGCTCCTATACGAGCACCCCGGAGTAGTTGGCGTTACCTTATGGGGATACATTGCAGGCCAGCACTGGAAGCCAGATGCCTATCTGTTAGGGCAAACGAATACAATTGGTAGTCAAACCCTAACCAGTACTTTTCAGAACTACACCTTTAGCGGCTCAGGAGATATACAGGTTCACCTTACCAACGATGATGTAGATAACACTAACGATATGGAGGTAGACTATGTAATATTAGATGGGATTACCTACCAGGCAGAAGATATGGAAATCAATACAGGTGTGTGGCAGGATAACTCCTGTGGCGGCTCATTTAGCCAGTTGATGAACTGCAATGGCTATATACAGTTTCCGGCTGCTAGCCAAAGTATTACAATAAGAGCCCGTGGGGTAAATGGAACTGAAAACTTAGAAGTTCATGCTGTAGATATGACCATGGAAAGACCTGCCCTACAATGGCTGCGGTACGAATACTTTGGCGAAGCCAGCAATAGTGCTCCTACTGCATCCTTTTCTGCTACAGTTACAGATCTTACTGCCGCATTTGATGCTTCTGCCAGCTTTGACAGCGACGGCACTATTAGCAGCTACGCATGGGACTTTGGCGACGGCAGTACTGGATCTGGCGAGCTGGCAAACCATAGTTTTTCCGCATATGGCAACTACACTGTTACCCTTACAGTAACGGACAATGGAGGTGCCGTTGGTACATCCTCACAATTGGTTTCTGTTAGCGATGGCAGCACAGGTGGTAGCGGAAGTACTTTGCACGTACAGAAGGTTATAACCTATACACTGAGTGCAGGCGCCGGTAGTAAATATGGCGTAGCCGAAGTAACCATTCATGACGATCAGGAGAACCCGGTTAGTAATGCTACTGTCAGTGGTACTTTTTCAGGCACGTTTACAGAAACTGCTTCTGGACAAACCGGTGCAGATGGTGTAGTTGTATTGCAAACTACTTCTTCAGCTAAAGGGAGTGTAACTGTTAAATTATGTGTAGACAATGTTACCCATGCCTCATACAGCTATGACGCCAGCCAGGATGATATTTCCTGCACGGCAGGTGCTGCCGGAGCCAGAATGGCCACTACATCAGAACCAGAAAAAGCCACTCTGCTACCGGTCCGGATTTATCCGAACCCAAGCAAGGACGGCCGCTTTACCATCAACCTGCCTGAAGCACTTAAATCTACACAACCTGCAACGCTGGAGCTGAGCATATACAACCAGCTAGGAATGCTAGTGTATCACGATAACCCAAAAAATAGCGCAACAGCGTTAATAGTAGAGTCTTCGCTACAGCCGGGAATCTACCTACTAAAAATCAGGGGTGAGAAAGGCAGCTATCAAAGCAGACTTATAATAAGCAAGTAA